Within Thermococcus celer Vu 13 = JCM 8558, the genomic segment AGGACGATCAAAGCCTTTCTCAGGAACCTGAAGGAGACCAACGGGGTCGTTGTGGCGGTTACCTCCGACGTCTCTGCAAGGCTATTGCCCTACGGGGGCGGCTACACGGCCACCAAGTGGGCAGCCAGAGCCCTCGTAAAGACCTTCCAGATCGAGAACCCCGACGTAAGGTTCTTTGAGTTGAGGCCCGGGGCAGTGGATACCTACTTCGGCGGAAGCAAACCGGGTAAGCCAAAGGAGAAGGGCTTCCTCAAGCCGGAGGAGGTTGCCGAGGCCGTGAAGTACCTCCTGAGGCTTCCAAAGGACGTAAGAGTCGAGGAGCTCATGCTCCGTTCGATGTATCAGAAGCCGGAGTACTGAGCCCCGTTCTTTTTTTATTTGAACAACAATTCACGCCCAGTTGGCCAAAAATTAATTCTGGAGCATCCTCAGGTATCGACGATTCTCGCGTTATCTTCGGCGCTCCGGGGTGTCGATGCCGTCCAGTTGTGTATCTGGCCCCAACTGGCCCGCTAATGCAGGGCAACATTTATAAGGACTTCAACCCTCCAAAATTTGAATAATGACTGGAGGCGATGGTAATGGAACCCTTCGCAGGTGCGGCTTTGCTGATACTGGGCGTTTTTCTTTTGCTGATGCTCCTGCTGAGCGTAAAGGTGATACGGCCCTACCAGAAGGGACTCGTCGAACGCCTCGGAAAGTTCAACAGGATCCTCGAGCCGGGCATACACTTCATAGTCCCCTTCATGGAACGCGTCAAGGTCGTGGACATGCGCGAGCACGTCGTCGACGTCCCGCCGCAGGAGGTCATCTGTAAGGACAACGTCGTGGTAACCGTCGATGCCGTTGTCTACTACCAGATACTCGACCCGGTCAAGGTGGTCTACAACGTCAGCAACTTCCTCATGGCGATAATCAAGCTGGCCCAGACGAACCTCCGTGCCATCATAGGCGAGATGGAGCTCGACGAGACCCTCTCGGGCAGGGACATAATCAACGCCCGCCTCAGGGAGGAGCTCGACAAGACGACCGACCGCTGGGGCGTCAAGATAACCCGCGTCGAGATACAGCGTATAGACCCGCCGAGGGACATCCAGGACGCGATGGCCAAGCAGATGACGGCCGAGCGTGAGAAGAGGGCCATGATACTCCTCGCCGAGGGTAAGAAGGAGTCGGCCATCAAGGAGGCGGAGGGCCAGAAGCAGGCGGCCATACTCCAGGCGGAGGGTGAGAAGCAGAGGCAGATACTCGTGGCGGAGGGTCAGGCCGAGGCCATAAGGAAGGTCCTCGAGGCGCTGAGCCGGGCCGACGAGAAGTACCTGACGCTCCAGTACATCGAGAAGATGCCCGAGCTCGCCAAGTACGGCAACCTGATCGTCCCGTACGACACGGAAGCGCTGATAGGCCTGCTGAGGATCCTCCAGAAGGTGAGGGAGACGCCCCTTCCCGGGTCCAGACCGCCGGAGGAAGGGAAATCCTGGGATGGGGATGAAGGAGCGGCCCTTTCCGAGGAAGAGCTGAAAAAGCTCAAGGACATGACGGAGTGATGGGAGGTGGAGGGGATGGACCTCCTCCCGATTTCCCTTTTGATCCTCGGGTTGCTAACCATAGCACTCGACATGATGGTGACGGCCTTCATAACTCCCATCGGCGTTGCCCTGGCCTTGATGGGGCTCCTCCTTGGATTCGGCGTCGGCTTTGAGGAGAGCCTCGTGGTGGGCCTCATAGCGGCAGTGGTCACTTATATGGCTGTGGGCAGGTACGTAAAGAGGGACGTTCAGGACGCTGGAAAGGCCAAGTACACCTTCGAACTGAAGGGCAAGCGCGGGAAGGTGGTGAAAATAGGCAGGGAGAACTACATAGTCGAGCTTGAGGGGGACAGGTGGATAGCCCTCAGCGACGATGAGTTGAAGATAGACGATACCGTTGAGGTCGTTGACGTCGACGGCGTCAAGCTCATCGTTCGGAGGGTCTGAACCCCTCCCACAGCTCCTCCAGCGTTTTTCCAAGCGTTACCAGCGTTCCGTTTTTGTAAACGATCTCACCGTTAACCATGACAAGCTCGACGTCGCTTCCCCTCGTGGAGTAAACGACCTGGGAGTAGGGGTCTTTGCCCGGGAGAAACTGGAGCTTCCTCGCGTTTACCAAGACGAGGTCGGCGAGGTAGCCGGGCTTTATCAGTCCCGCTTTCAGCTTCAACGCCCGCGCACCTCCCAGCGTTGCCCAGCCGAAGACCTCCCCCGCGGTGGCAACGTCCGTCCTCCTCCGCCAGACCTTGTTGAGGACCGCGGCAAAGCGCATCTCCTCGAAGGGATCCATCAGCCCGACCGGGTTGGGCGAGTCGTTACCGAGGGCTATGTTGGTTCCCCTCTCCGCCAGCTCGATTACCGGCGCGACCCTTCCCTCGAGCTTCGCCATGCTCAGGGAGCAGTGGACGAGCGTCGCCCCGCTTTTTGCGTAGAGGTTTACCTCACCGGGAGAGAGGTAGATCCCGTGCACCCCTACGAGGTCCTCACCGAGAACGCCCGCCCTCTCGAGGTACTCAACCGGGGAAAGGCCGTAGCGTCTTTTTACCTCCCGCACCTCCCCCGTGCTCTGGGATACGTGGACGTGGATGATGGCGTTCCTCTCGCGGGCGAACTCACCTATCTCCTTCATCAGCTCGAGGGAAACCGTGTTCGTGGCGTGGGGTGCCAAAGTCGGGCGGACGAGCTCGTCTTTCCCCTTCCAGCGTTCGAAGAACCTGAAGCCCTCTTCGGGCCTGGCTATAGGGAAATCCACTAAATCCATTACGGTCTGGCCGATGAAGGCCCTGATTCCGAGTTTTCTCGCCGCTTCGGCTATCTCATCGGCGAAGAAGTAGTGGTCGTTTATCGTCGTCGAGCCGTTGGATAGGGCCTCGGCCATGCCGAGAAGGGCCCAGCGGCCTATCTCCTCTGGCGTCCACTCGAGTTCCGCCGGCCAGATAACGTCCTTGAGCCACCGTTCGGTTGGAAGGTCCTCGCCGAGCCCTCTGAGTTTCGCCATCGCCACGTGGGTGTGGGCGTTGACCAATCCCGGCAGAATTAGATAACCGGTTCCGCCGTAGGTTTCATCAACATCGTAATCGCCGAGCCTCTCGACGGGAACAACGCCCCTTATCGTGGGGCCATCTATCAAAACCGCGGAGTTCTTCCTAAAGCCTTCCGGGTCCACGACGGTTCCGACGAGTGCCTTCATTTTCTCCACTTCTCCACAATAACTGATTCAGTTGGGAGTTAGATTAAAGTTTCGGTCGTTGCCCCGCCCTTACCCGTTGTTCCCACGCGGTAAAACCCTCCGCGCGTCGTATTTCTGAACTTATCCGATAGTCGATGGAGAGGTGTGTTGTCATAATTGAACCAAAAAAAACCAATTTTATGATAAAATGACAATCAAACCGGCAAAGAATTTAAATTGGGCCTTTCGAAACCCCTCCCATGCCCCTCCTCATAGTGATCAGACAAAGGATTGGAGCGTTTCCGCTCTGGATGAATTGACGCTCTTCTGGTCAGTCCTCAATCGCTACCGTTATAAAGGCCGTTTCAAAGCCCCTGGAGGTGGTAAGGATGATCGATAAGGTTTATTGCGCCGACGTTCGGCCCGATATGGAAGGTAAGCGCGTTAAACTCGCCGGATGGGTTTACAGGAAGAGGGAAGTCGGAAAGAAGGTCTTCATAGTCCTCCGCGATTCAAGCGGTGTGGTTCAGACCGTCTTTAAGAGGGAAGCCAGCGAGGAGGCCTACGCCGAGGCCAAAAAGGTTGGCATCGAATCGAGTGTCATCATCGAGGGAACGGTCAAGGCCGACCCCCGTGCGCCCGGCGGCGCGGAGGTTCAGGCAGATAAAATGGAGATCGTCCAGAACGTTGACTTCTTCCCGATAACGAAGGACGCGAGCGACGAGTTCCTGCTCGACGTCAGACACCTGCACCTGCACTCGCCGAAGGTCTCCTCCATAATGAAGGTCAAAGGGACGATGATGGCGGCCGCCCGCGAGTGGCTCCTTCAGAACGGCTGGTACGAGGTTTTCCCGCCGATACTCGTGACCGGAGCGGTAGAGGGCGGCTCGACGCTCTTCAAGCTCAAGTACTTCGACAGGACAGCCTACCTGAGCCAGTCCGCCCAGCTGTACCTCGAAGCGGCAATCTTCGGCCTTGAGAAGGTGTGGTCGCTAACGCCGAGTTTCAGGGCCGAGAAGAGCAGGACGAGGAGGCACCTAACGGAGTTCTGGCACCTTGAACTCGAGGCCGCCTGGATGGACCTCAACGACATCCTGAAGGTGGAGGAGGAACTTGTGAGCTACATGGTGCAGAGGACGCTCGAGCTCAGGAGAAAGGACGTGGAGACCTTCAGGAAGGACTTGAAGACGCTCAGGAACACCGTCCCGCCGTTCCCGAGGATAAGTTACGACGAGGCTATAGAGATCCTGCAGAGCAAGGGCGTGGAGATAGAGTGGGGCGAGGACATGGGTGCCGACGAGGAGAGGATCTTAACCCAGGAGTTCGAGAGCCCGTTCTTCGTCTACGGCTACCCCAAGCACATCAAGGCCTTCTACATGAAGGAGGACCCCGAGGACCCGCGGAAGGTTCTCGCGGCCGACATGCTCGCGCCCGAGGGGTACGGTGAGGTCATCGGCGGCTCCCAGCGTGAAGACAGCTACGAGAAGCTCGTCCAGCGCATCCTTGAGGAGGGCATGGACCCGAAGGACTACGAGTGGTACCTCGACCTGAGGAAGTACGGCAGCGTTCCGCACAGCGGCTTCGGCCTCGGTCTGGAGAGGCTCGTCGCGTGGGTGCTGAAGCTCGACCACGTCCGCTGGGCCACCCTCTTCCCGAGGACGCCGAGCAGGCTGTATCCGTGAGTATCTGGCGGACAAAGATAGCAACGTTTGGCGGCTTCTCTTTAATTTTCCAGTATACGACACAAACGTTTCAAATCGCATGCACTATGAGGTTCTACCGGGGATGCTCATCAAGGCCCTCTAAGGGAGATAAAGAAATGGTAATGACAAACGGGATTGAGATCGAGAAAAGGGATTATCAAGAGGTCTGCTGGGAATGGAACAGCCACTAAATGTTTTCAATTTATTTGGAAAAGTATATTGCCCTCCTTCTCTTTATGATGACAGAATTACAACCTTTCCGCCAGCGCTTTTTAAAAGGGCTGAATGGTGCGGGGGCGGGGATTTGAACCCCGGAACCCCTACGGGACAGGACCCTCAATCCTGCGCCTTTGACCAGGCTCGGCAACCCCCGCGTTGCCAAAGTATAACGCTCGGAGAGGCTTTATAAATTTTGCGGTGCCCCGGGCGGGCTTGGAGGCGTTACCCTTTTATCCAGCTGAATTCCCTCTCAAGCATCGCGAGCTGTCGCTTTTCCAGGGCCTCGGGATCGACCACCAGCAAAACGCCCGCACCCCTCTCGAGGAGGGCGTCCTTGAGTGACAGGAGGAACTTAAAGGTTGGTTCAAATCCGTTGTGGAGCACCAGATAGTCGATCCCGTCCAGAACGACGAAAGCGTCTTCATCAACACTGTTTATCACACTGTGGAGGAGAGGGGCGAGCCTCGTTGGGGATATGGCCCGCGGATGATCCAGGTTCGTTATCCAGATGTAAGGGACGTTGAGGACCTCGTAGGCATGGGGACTTCTCGTTACAGCGAGCACCTTCTTGCCCGAGAGGAGGCTCAGAATCCTTCCGGGGGACGCGGGCTTAACCATGTAAGCACCACGCTGAAGCTTCGATTCGCCATTGAGAACAACGCTGGGTTCCACCCCCATCCTTATCTGCCGCCTGACCCCCACAAGCGAGAAAGCCATCACCACCATCCCGATAGCGACGATAACGTCGTCCAGCACCTTCATGAACTCGAACGGAAAAACGTCGTTGAGGACGTTCGTGAGGTAGCCCAACCAGAATATCAGCACCCCGGCCCAGATCCACCTGGCCGTGGAGGTCCCGAGGAGTTCCCTTATCATAGCCCTAAATGTGCTCAGCACATAGACTACCCCGGTTATGGAAGCGAAGGCCACTACCTCGGCCGCGAGTTTAATCCCTTCGTAGGTGACCATCGTTCCTAATGTGTATCCGCACCTTTATATCTCTTTCTCCGACGTAACTCCCGAGGCACCCTCCCCCCAACCAAAAAACTTATAAATGCACTCCCCGTCTATGACTTCGGGTTGAGGGCCGGTAGCTCAGCATGGTTAGAGCGCGGGACTCTTAATCCCGTGGTCGGGGGTTCGAATCCCCCCCGGCCCGCCAAATCGCGTTTCTTCTCGACGCGTTCCGCTTGGGAAGGAATGCGTTTGAGTAACGTAAGGAGTTAAGAAAATGAGTTTTGAAAACTTGGGCTTATCCGAGGCCACGTTAGTGGCGGTTAGGGAGAAGGGTTTTGAGACCCCAACGGACATTCAGAGGGAGGTGATCCCGCGTCTTCTATCTGGCGACGTGGATATAATCGGCCAGTCCCAGACAGGGACGGGAAAGACGGCCGCTTTCGCCTTGCCGATAATCGAGGCCATCGACCCGAAGATGCGGGCCGTTCAGGCGATTGTGCTGACCCCAACGAGGGAGCTCGCCCTTCAGGTGGCGGATGAAATCAAGAGCCTCCGCGGGAGGAAGAGGGTCTACGTCTACGCCGTCTACGGCGGTCAACCGATAGGACCGCAGATAAGGGCGCTCGAGAGGGGAACCCACGTCGTTGTTGGAACCCCCGGAAGGGTTCTCGACCACATAAGGCGCGGAACCCTCGATCTAAGCTCGGTGAAGTTCTTCATTCTCGACGAGGCCGACAGGATGCTCGACATGGGCTTCATCGACGACATAGAGGCGATCTTCAGGGAGACCCCGAAGGAGAAGCGCGTGCTCATGTTCTCCGCGACCATGCCCCCGGAGATCAAGAGGCTCGCGAGACGCTACATGAGCAACCACGAGGTGATAAGCGTCAGCAGCGACGAGCTGGTTCCCGAGATGGTGGATCAGGAGTACGTGGAGGTCGTTCCGGCGAGGAAGTTCGGCGTGCTGAAGAAGATCTTGGACGACGATTTCTACGGCATAGTCTTCTGCGCGACCAAGCGGGAGACCCGGGAGCTGAGCGAGAGGCTCAGGAGGGCAGGCTATTCCGCCGAGGCCCTGAACGGCGATATGAGCCAGGCCGCCCGTGAGAGGGCCTTCTGGCGCTTCAAAACCAGGCGGACGAGGGTTCTCGTGGCGACCGATGTGGCCGCCCGCGGACTGGACGTCCAGGACATAAGCCACATCGTCAACTACTCCCTGCCCATGACGGCCGAGGACTACGTCCACAGGATAGGCAGGACCGGCAGGATGGGGAAGAGGGGAAGGGCGATAACCTTCACGATGCCCGGCGAGCTCAAGAGGCTCCACTACTTCGCCCAGCAGGCTGGTGTGGAGATAAGGAAGTCCGAGCTCAGCGAGGAGATCCCCAGGGAGTACAGGGAAAGGTACGAGCGCGGCCGCTCCGATGGCTACTGGAGAGGGAGGAGAAGAAACTACGGGGGCTACTCTAAGAGCTCCCGAGGTAGATGGTGAGGATCAGGTCCTCGCCCTCTGTTTTGACCTCTATCCAGAGCGCGTCGCTTTTCTCGAGGTAGTCTTTGAACTCCGCGTTCGAGAGCATCTGGGAGACCAGCCACCCCGCGTATTCTCCTCGGAAGAAGGGATGGTAGTAGTCGGCGAGGTTGGGGTACGTAACCCCCCACGTCCAGCCCGCTTTGTAACCCCTGGGAAGCTTCCCGGTGGAGAGCTCGATCAGGGATCGGTCGACTTTTAATCCGAAATCCTCATGCAGAACGTTCATCATCGAGGCGGCGAGGTTCCTGGCGTCGGCATCGCTCATGCTGTAGTCCTGATTGAGGAACTCCTCGCCGGAGAGGACGCCGAGAACCTTCACGTCGGCCTTCCCCTCCCCCGGCGTTATCTTGTAGAGCGTCGCGTTGACTATCCTGCCCCCCTGCCCCTCCCAGTAACGGTAGTACGCCCCCAGATCCATCGGTGGAAGGTGCTGATCGAGGGCGAAGTACCAGCCGTTTATCTTCACCAGGGCCGTCGCGTGGCCGGAATCGGTCAGGTTCAGAGCCATAGCGTAGACCGGTGAGTAATTCATGGCGAGGAGCAGTGCATCCGTGAGAACTGTGTAGTCGGTGCATATCCCCTTTCTCCTCATTATCGTCTCGTAGGGGGTCTGGATCGTGTTGTTCTGCCCCTCAACGACCTCCTGACGTCCGTCGGGGTATACTATGACCCTGGCGAAGGGTTGCCTGGCCTTCTCCCGGTCGTAGCTCAGCCATTCTCCCTCCCACGCAAGGACGTTCCAGGAGCTCTGGGTGAGGTCTTTCCCTTTTAGCTCGCCCGCGAGCGGCGATATAACTCTGAGCTCTTTCCGATCCAGCATGCAGGTGAGGGCATCTTTGAGGACATAGCGCCATAGAATTCCGGGGCAGTCAAGCGAGGCGTCGTGAGTTGGAAGGGATACGCTCGCGTTCCCCCAGCTCACCAAGGGATTTGTCCAGCTTGCGGGGGTACCTCCCGGTATCGGAGTTGAGGAGGACGTCGTTTCCGAAGTTGATGGATACATCGCCCCGCTTGATCTCCCAGTCTGTGGGATCGTTGAGAGACAGCCAGCGGTAAGGACCATGAAGGCAACTATGAGCGCCGTGATGAATCGTTTCATCATGGGATTAACTCGGGGATGGTATTATAAAGGGCTTTTGGGTCAACAATTTATCTCATCTTTAAGGGCAGGGAACAACTTTTGATAAACATAAGGATTACAAATTCGTGAGGATATAAACGTAATAAAAGGTAGAAACCTCTGTGGGAAGTGCAAGTGAGCCAAGATCTCCGGAGGCAAGCTCCAGAGAGTGAAGAAGAGAGATAATTACTTTTTTTCTTTGTAATTTTAATTCAATTAATTATTTTGCCGCTCCATATTTTTTAGAGAACGAAACTTTTAAATAATATAACATTGCAATTGCTATTGACGATTCTATTGGAGGAAAGTAGAATGAGACAGAAGATGACATGGTTCATACTCGGTGTTCTGGTTGGGAGTCTATTCCTTGTTTCGGCGTATCCCACAACGGGAAATAAAGTCCAGAAAACCGTCAACATCCACCCAAAAATTCAAGAGAATGATCCATCACTGAAAAACAGCTCTTTAGACCTCGTGCACGGCATTTCCATGGAGGAGGCTCAAGAACTGATAAAGGAGGGAGGATTTATTCTGGTGGACTCCAAAGGCCTGGAGATCCTTAAGGATGCGAAGCTCCTTCCGTACGTCATAAGATTCGGAAACGACGGCGTGTACGCGGTCAAAATCCTCCCCGGAGGGCGGTTCTTCGTTTACGGTGCCCCAAGGGGATACGCCATGAGGGATCTGAAAAAGTTCAAGGAGGAGGCGCTTGAGGAGTTCATGAAAGCCCGCTTCGTCAAGTACACCGTCTCCGTCGAGATCCCAGTCAACTACTCCTGGAAAGTCGTGGCCAACGGGAAAACGTTCTCCAATTTTTCAACCGAGGCCGTCTCTGGCTCAGCGAAAGCGTACCTGGAGAGTACTATAACCTGGACATCAGGCGACAACTGGTATCCTCACGGCCGGTTGAAGCTGGTTTACAATGTTTACAAACTGGCCGACGTAAACCCATCCTACGACTGGCGCGTCGTTGAGATGCAGACGTACGTTTACGCCGGCCGGTATCTTTGGGGTCCAAAACACGACTCAAAGATCCGTACTAACTCGAGGAACGTAATCCCCTGGCCAGTGTACTGGGAGTTCGAGAAGGTCACGATCAAAGCCGACGTGAGGCCCGACGGAAACGATGTTTTCTCCATGGATTCGTTCAAACCCTCTTACGATGTGGATTACTACAACGACGAACATTCTCAGACTATCCAGTACACCCTGGGCAACGCGGGGGCGAGCGTCACGATCACCAACAGGCTCAAAGCCGTCAAAATCACCGTTGATAACACCGGTGAGAACTGGGTTCGCTGGAGTTACAAGTTCAACAGAAAGCTCGGCGTTGGGGACAAGTTCGTCGTGATCGAGCCCGCCTACACCTTCTCGTTAAGGATCCCGCGGGGACACAGGGAAGCCACTCAGAAGTTCGTCGTGACGGTCAACTGGGTGGGCAACATCCCACTATCTCGCGACGCCCATGCATCGAATACCATCGACTATTTCTGGGAGTGGGGCATAAACTGAAGGAGACCCTATCTTTATGGGCTCCTCTTTATTTTTGAGTTTTGATTGGGTAGAACGGTTGAAGGCGTTTATTAAACTCCGGAGGGGTGTCGTGGTCTTTGATGCACCTTCGTCCTATCGAAAGATTTAAAAATGCCCCCCGGGAGGTATAACCCGAGCGCTCGGGTCGTGCCGGGGTAGCTTAGCCTGGTCAGAGCGCTCGGCTCATAGGGCCGCTCCCCTTCGGGGGAGCCTGAGAAACCGAGAGGTCCGGGGTTCAAAGCCCCGCCCCGGCACCATTACAAACTTTTAGAAAAAGTTTGATCAAAAGAGTGTAGCTCGCTTTTATCAATCTCAAACAAGCGGGTTTTTACTTTACAAGCGTTCATTCGGTAGAGAACACTTTTACTTGCCACTGAACTCAGGGTTTTTACTCTCCCCGGCGCCCTTCGGGCGCCTTTCAGCCTTTTGGGAAAAGGCTGGCGAAAAGGGTGTTTTCTTTTGAAAATTCAAAGAATGATAAGCGTGCGCTTTAAAATTGGGGATAGGATAGTGGATTAACCTTAAAACAAGATATTAGGCAGGTTTCACGGTTATTCTAGCGCCCGGAGGGCGCCTTGTGAGAGTGAAACCATACAAAACGGGCCGATTAAAAGTAATCCAACTTGATAGCTGGCGTCTCTGAGAAGCACCTGAACTTCCGCCATCCGTCAGGATGTTCGAACGATAGTGAGAACAGCGCTTGCGAAGCAAGGGCTGAAGGCTGGCGAAAAGCTTGTTATTCCTTCAGGGGGCTGTTTAGTTGTGTTTGCGCTGTTAAAAGGCGTTTAAAACTCGAATTCGAGATTAAAAGGGCAAATTCAAGGGGTTTAGGATTCTCTCGCGCTCCGAAGGAGCGCTATCCAAAAGTAAACCACACCATAAAAGCTTTCTTAAGAAGAGTGAATTCAAAACCCAAGAGCAGTCTTTACCTTAGCAAACACATCACAACCACCCTAAAAGGAGTCACGCCTATTTCCGCCAGCGCTTTGCGGAGCAGGAACCTGTTCCGGGGTGTGGGGGCGTTAGCCCCTCGAAGTTTTAGAGGGGAGAGGGGTCGTGGGGCAAAGCCCCACTACGGGGGTTTGAGAGTACAGAGAGATAAGGGGGCGGAGCCCCCTTGTCTTTCGTTATGGCGGGCCCGGCGGGATTCGAACCCGCGACCTCCGGCTTAGAAGGCCGGCGCCCTATCCTGCTAGGCTACGGGCCCTCGCTCCCAGGTTCATGGGCGTTCTTATAAAAGTTGCGGTGAAGGGAAGCCGGGAAAAAAGAGAGCTCAGCGCCTCCTCCGGAGGAGGGGCACCAGGGCGAGGGCTGCCACGAACGCCGGACCGCAGATCCCGCCGCCCGATTCCTTCGTGTCGCTCCTCGTACCCGTCTTCCCGAGTATCTCGTCAGGGCTCTTGCCCTCCACCATAAGCTGGGTCCACTGGTCGAGCCAGGTCTTGTAGTTCTTCTCTATCTCCGCAGGGTCAACGGTGGCGGGCTTGTCCACCCTGACCGCGTACTTGAAGACCTCGGGTAGCTTGACGTCCCTGTTGACCGGGTACATCCACTGGTTGAGCGGGAGCTTCTCCTGGGCTTCCCTGCTGATGAGGAACTCGATGAACTTCTTTGCCAGCTCGGGGTGCTTGGCGCCCTTGACGATCCCGGCACCCTCGATCTGGAGGTAGTTACCCTCCTTAAAGGCAACGGCCCCGACGTTGGTCTTGTTGTCGTAGTAAACGGTGGCGGCCGGTGAAGTGGCGTAGCTGAGGACGAGCGGGTACTCACCCTTCATGAAGGCCTCCCACGCCTCGCTCCAGCCCTTGACAACCTGAACGTCGTTCTCCTTGAGCTTTTCCCAGTAGTTGAGCCAGTCGTCGCCGTAAACCGCTACCGTCCACAGGAGGAAGGCCATCCCCGGCGAACTGGTCCTCGGGTCCTCGATTATCAGTTTGCCCTTCCACTCGGGCTTGGTGAGGTCCTCAAGGCTCTCCGGAGGGTTCTTAACCATGTCCTTGCGGTAGTTTATGGCTATGTAACCGTAGTCGTAGGGGGTGAGGTGGAAGGTCGGGTCGAACTTCTGGATTATCCAGTCCGGTATGACGTCGGCGTTACCCGGCTTGTAGGGCTCCAGTATCCCGGCGTCGATGGCCTTGGCCAAATAACTGTTGTCTATGCCGACCACAACGTCGGCCTGTGGGTTGTCCTTCTCGAGGATGAGCCGGTTGAGTACCTGGCCGGCGTCGCCTATCAGGACGAGGTTCACCTTAACGTTGTACTTCTGCTCAAAAATCGGGATGATCTCTTTCATCCACCACTCTATGCTGTCGTAGGAGTAGACCGTCAGCGTCTCCTCGGCTTTAACGGGTTTTGCCGTCCAGAGAGCGCCGAGGAGCAGGAAAGCAAACACCAGCGCCGCGAGCTTCCTCATTCTTTCACCTCCATGAGCGGGTTTTTGTTTCTCATAATATGGTAATGGAGGGAATTAAAAAGCTTTACCTCCCAGAAATGTGCCCCGGAAGTTCGAGAAAAATCCAAATAAAGGGTCATCCCCCGGGCAGGTTGACTCCACCGGTGAAGTACACGTAGAGGAAATAGGAGTAGATGGCCAGGAACACCGTCCCCGTTAGCCTGT encodes:
- a CDS encoding SDR family oxidoreductase, with the translated sequence MKVAVVTGASRGIGEAIARALAEEGYALAIGARSVERLKKLAEELGGEVFYHHLDVSRPESVEEFANKTIERFGKVDVVVANAGLGYFGRLEELGEEEFHEMIEVNLLGMWRTIKAFLRNLKETNGVVVAVTSDVSARLLPYGGGYTATKWAARALVKTFQIENPDVRFFELRPGAVDTYFGGSKPGKPKEKGFLKPEEVAEAVKYLLRLPKDVRVEELMLRSMYQKPEY
- a CDS encoding SPFH domain-containing protein, with translation MEPFAGAALLILGVFLLLMLLLSVKVIRPYQKGLVERLGKFNRILEPGIHFIVPFMERVKVVDMREHVVDVPPQEVICKDNVVVTVDAVVYYQILDPVKVVYNVSNFLMAIIKLAQTNLRAIIGEMELDETLSGRDIINARLREELDKTTDRWGVKITRVEIQRIDPPRDIQDAMAKQMTAEREKRAMILLAEGKKESAIKEAEGQKQAAILQAEGEKQRQILVAEGQAEAIRKVLEALSRADEKYLTLQYIEKMPELAKYGNLIVPYDTEALIGLLRILQKVRETPLPGSRPPEEGKSWDGDEGAALSEEELKKLKDMTE
- a CDS encoding NfeD family protein translates to MDLLPISLLILGLLTIALDMMVTAFITPIGVALALMGLLLGFGVGFEESLVVGLIAAVVTYMAVGRYVKRDVQDAGKAKYTFELKGKRGKVVKIGRENYIVELEGDRWIALSDDELKIDDTVEVVDVDGVKLIVRRV
- a CDS encoding amidohydrolase family protein, whose protein sequence is MKALVGTVVDPEGFRKNSAVLIDGPTIRGVVPVERLGDYDVDETYGGTGYLILPGLVNAHTHVAMAKLRGLGEDLPTERWLKDVIWPAELEWTPEEIGRWALLGMAEALSNGSTTINDHYFFADEIAEAARKLGIRAFIGQTVMDLVDFPIARPEEGFRFFERWKGKDELVRPTLAPHATNTVSLELMKEIGEFARERNAIIHVHVSQSTGEVREVKRRYGLSPVEYLERAGVLGEDLVGVHGIYLSPGEVNLYAKSGATLVHCSLSMAKLEGRVAPVIELAERGTNIALGNDSPNPVGLMDPFEEMRFAAVLNKVWRRRTDVATAGEVFGWATLGGARALKLKAGLIKPGYLADLVLVNARKLQFLPGKDPYSQVVYSTRGSDVELVMVNGEIVYKNGTLVTLGKTLEELWEGFRPSER
- the asnS gene encoding asparagine--tRNA ligase codes for the protein MIDKVYCADVRPDMEGKRVKLAGWVYRKREVGKKVFIVLRDSSGVVQTVFKREASEEAYAEAKKVGIESSVIIEGTVKADPRAPGGAEVQADKMEIVQNVDFFPITKDASDEFLLDVRHLHLHSPKVSSIMKVKGTMMAAAREWLLQNGWYEVFPPILVTGAVEGGSTLFKLKYFDRTAYLSQSAQLYLEAAIFGLEKVWSLTPSFRAEKSRTRRHLTEFWHLELEAAWMDLNDILKVEEELVSYMVQRTLELRRKDVETFRKDLKTLRNTVPPFPRISYDEAIEILQSKGVEIEWGEDMGADEERILTQEFESPFFVYGYPKHIKAFYMKEDPEDPRKVLAADMLAPEGYGEVIGGSQREDSYEKLVQRILEEGMDPKDYEWYLDLRKYGSVPHSGFGLGLERLVAWVLKLDHVRWATLFPRTPSRLYP
- a CDS encoding DUF835 domain-containing protein; the encoded protein is MVTYEGIKLAAEVVAFASITGVVYVLSTFRAMIRELLGTSTARWIWAGVLIFWLGYLTNVLNDVFPFEFMKVLDDVIVAIGMVVMAFSLVGVRRQIRMGVEPSVVLNGESKLQRGAYMVKPASPGRILSLLSGKKVLAVTRSPHAYEVLNVPYIWITNLDHPRAISPTRLAPLLHSVINSVDEDAFVVLDGIDYLVLHNGFEPTFKFLLSLKDALLERGAGVLLVVDPEALEKRQLAMLEREFSWIKG
- a CDS encoding DEAD/DEAH box helicase: MSFENLGLSEATLVAVREKGFETPTDIQREVIPRLLSGDVDIIGQSQTGTGKTAAFALPIIEAIDPKMRAVQAIVLTPTRELALQVADEIKSLRGRKRVYVYAVYGGQPIGPQIRALERGTHVVVGTPGRVLDHIRRGTLDLSSVKFFILDEADRMLDMGFIDDIEAIFRETPKEKRVLMFSATMPPEIKRLARRYMSNHEVISVSSDELVPEMVDQEYVEVVPARKFGVLKKILDDDFYGIVFCATKRETRELSERLRRAGYSAEALNGDMSQAARERAFWRFKTRRTRVLVATDVAARGLDVQDISHIVNYSLPMTAEDYVHRIGRTGRMGKRGRAITFTMPGELKRLHYFAQQAGVEIRKSELSEEIPREYRERYERGRSDGYWRGRRRNYGGYSKSSRGRW
- a CDS encoding transglutaminase-like domain-containing protein, with product MKRFITALIVAFMVLTAGCLSTIPQTGRSSGAMYPSTSETTSSSTPIPGGTPASWTNPLVSWGNASVSLPTHDASLDCPGILWRYVLKDALTCMLDRKELRVISPLAGELKGKDLTQSSWNVLAWEGEWLSYDREKARQPFARVIVYPDGRQEVVEGQNNTIQTPYETIMRRKGICTDYTVLTDALLLAMNYSPVYAMALNLTDSGHATALVKINGWYFALDQHLPPMDLGAYYRYWEGQGGRIVNATLYKITPGEGKADVKVLGVLSGEEFLNQDYSMSDADARNLAASMMNVLHEDFGLKVDRSLIELSTGKLPRGYKAGWTWGVTYPNLADYYHPFFRGEYAGWLVSQMLSNAEFKDYLEKSDALWIEVKTEGEDLILTIYLGSS